The Bacteroidales bacterium WCE2004 nucleotide sequence GGGCTCACTCCGCAGGAGTGCCTGGACGCCGTCCGCACCCGCGCCGGCCTGGGCTCCGTCCCCGTGAGCCTGGAGAGCGTCAAGGCCGAGCGCCACAAGGAATTCGTGGGCGAGGGCATGCGCTTCTGGGACCTCATTCGCTGGGGTGACGCCGCTTCTGTGCTGACCGAGAACGACGAGGCGCACCAGAGCGTCCGTACCTTCAACCCGGCCAAGGACAAGTACCTCCCGATCCCGCAGAGCGAGATGAGCCGCACCGCCGGCACCGGCGAGTTCGAGCTCCACCAGAACAATGGTTATTAATGGATAAAAGCATCTGATTATGAAGAAGATATTCAATCTCATCCTCCTGGCCGGGACGGCGGCGACCCTGCTGTTCTCCTGCCGCCCGATGGACCTTGACGTCCATCAGCTGGGCGCGGCTCCTTCCGAGGATCAGCTCTCCTTCTCCTGCGCACCGTCCGCCGACACCCCCAACATCCTCGAGCTCACCAACACCTCTTCGGTGAAGGGTGTCGCCCTCTGGGACCTCGGCAACGGCGCGACCGCCAAGGGTGACAAGGTCTCCGCGACCTATCCCTTCAAGGGAGAATACACCGTGACGATGTCTCTCTACACGACCGGCGGCTTCGCCACCGTTTCCCAGGTGGTCACCGTCGACAGCGACGACTATGGCCTGCTGGACACCCCGGGCTTCAACGCCCTGACCGGCGGCGCCGATGCCGCCGAAGGCAAGACCTGGGTCTTCGCCCGCTACACCGAGGGCCACTTCGGCGTGGGCGACGTCAACGCCGCGCCCGAGGCCAACGGCCCGGCGTGGTGGAAGTGCCCCGCCAACGGCAAGGACGGCAGCTCGCTCTATGACAACAAATACACCTTCATCCAGAAAGGCACCCGCCTCATCTGGGAGAACAAAGGCTATATCTACACCAACGAGAACGGCATGAACCACCTCGGCGTCCAGGGTACGCCCAACGCCGCCGTCGGCGACTTCGACGTGCCGTACACCCCGGCCGAAGGCCTGACCTTCAACCTCGACGAGGCGGCCGGCGTGCTGACCCTCGGCGGCGACGCCTTCCTGGGCTTCTACACCGGCGTGAGCGAATACAACATCATCACGCTCGACGAGCACATGCTCTATGTCTGGTGCCGCAGCGCGGCCGAACCCGGCAACGCCTGGTACTTCATCTTCGTCCCGGAAGACGAGCTCGTGGAGCCGCAGCCGGCCCCGATCGAGCCGAAACCGGAGTCCGAACCGGCCTGGTTCCGTCCCAACGCCCCGACCAACCTGCTCGGCATGAGCCTGGACTACGAAAGCTGGTTCAGCGGCGCCGACTGGGCCGGCGGCCTGGAGGCCGGCATCGCCGTCAAGAACGACATCGTGATCACCGTCCCCGAGGGCATCGGCGGCGGCGAGTGGATGGGCCAGTTCAAGATCCATACGAAGATCCCTGCCGGCGCCCGCGAGCGCTTCGACTTCAGCTGCAACATCGCCTCCACGCAGGCCGGCACGGCCACCGTCAAGATGACGGCCGCCGACGACCCTGCCGACGATTCCTTCTTCTATGAGGGCAACATCGCCGTCCCGGCAGGCGGCGGCGTGACCTTCGAGCAGGCGGACAAGATGCTGTTCGACGCCACCGAGAGCGTCCTGCTGGTCTTCGACTTCGGCCGCTTCCCGGCCGGGTCCGTGATCACCATCTCCGACCTCTGCCTGCAGAAGCACATCCCCCTCAGCGAGAAGCCCGAGGTGGTGAACTTCTGGCCGGCGGCCACCGTGACCGCTTCCCAGTGGTTCAGCGGTGCCGACTGGTCCGGCGGCCTGACGGCCGACTACCAGATGCTGGAGGGCAACGGCTTCGAGCTGACGGTCCCCGAAGGCACCGGCGGCAGCGAGTGGATGGGCCAGTTCGCCCTGCACTCCGACATCCAGGCCCTGAACGCCCACCGCTATGAGTTCTCCGCCCGGATCGCTTCGACCGCGGCCGGCACCATCACCGTCAAGATCTCCAACGATCCCGAGGAGGAGGACGCGCACCTGCTCAACTACGACAACGCCGTCGGCATCGTCGAGGGCGCAGTGACCTACCGGCTCAAGGACATCTATCCGAAGCCGCTGGATGCGGATGCTGTCCAGCTGATCTTCGACTTCGGTCGCATCCCGGCCGGTACGAAGATCACGGTTACGGACATCGTTTTCCAGGAATATATTGATTAGGTTATAGATAATAAACATTGGGTTAATTGGACGCGGGGGCGGGATTTTTAATGGGCCCGCCCCCCTTTATCGAAAAACTATGCAGAAAATGTTGTCCCTGATTGCTTCCTTCCTGCTTCTGGCCGCCTGCGGCGAGAAGACGCCGGAACCCGTGCCGGCCGCTCCCGAAATCTCTTTCGCGTGTACGGAAATGGCCCTTGACCCCCAGGGGGGCGAGACAAAGGTGCGCGTGAAGGCGACGGCGGCGTGGACCGTGGCGACGGACGGGCAGGACTGGTTCGCGCTGGCCTCCCCGGAGCAGATCTTCAAAGGCGAGAGCCTGCTGAAGGTATCTGCGCAGCCCAACCTGGGCGGCAACGCCCGCGAGGGCGAACTCCGCTTCACCAGCGGCGAACACACCGCGACGCTCGTCGTCCGGCAGGAGCCGTGCTCGTTTGTCCCGGAAGGCTACCGGATGGTCTGGCAGGATGAATTCTCGGGCGCATCGTCGGAGCTGGCCACGAAGTGGCGCTTCGAGGACTGGGCGCCGGGCCGCGTCAACCACGAGCTCCAGCGCTATACGCCCGACGACCGGCGGACGTCCTACGTCGAGGACGGCGCGCTGCACATCGTGGCGCGCAAAGACGGCAAGCAGGTGATCTCCGCCCGGATGAATACCCGCGGCTCCTGGCTTTACGGCTATATGGAAGCCGCCATCTGGCTCCCGGAAGGCAAGGGCACCTGGCCCGCTTTTTGGATGATGCCGGACGACATGTCCCGGGGCTGGCCCGCCTGCGGCGAGATCGACATCCTGGAGGAAGTGGGCGTGCATGCCGACTACACCTCCTCGTCCATCCACTGCCAGGCCTACAACCACGTCAAAGGGACGCAGAAGACGGCCGAACGCCTGACGGCGGGCGCCGAGAGCGGCTACCACGTGTACGGCCTCGAGTGGACGGCCGACTATATCAGGACCTACGTAGACGGAAAAAAACTTCTCGAATTCAAGAACGACCAGGCCGGGAACGATGACACCTGGCCCTTCAACAAGAAATTTTTCATCACCCTCAACCTGGCATGGGGAGGTGACTGGGGCGGCATGTCCGGCGTGGACGAGAGCGCCCTGCCCTGTACGATGCGGGTGGACTATGTCCGGGTGTACCAGAAATAGAAAATGAGCAAAAAGACGATACGAAACTTATTCCTGGCGGCCGCGTGCCTGGCGGCGGCTGCCTGTGGCGGCCCGAAGCGGCCGTCCACGGTCGGCACGACGCCGGAGGTGGAGCGACGCGTGGAGGAGATCCTCGCGAAGATGACCCTGGCCGAGAAGATCGGCCAGATGAACCAGGTCTCGGCCGACGGCGGCGTGGAAAACTATGCCGAAGCCGTGCGCCGCGGGCAGATCGGGTCGGTCCTCAACGTGGTGGACCCGGCCAGGATCAATGAGCTGCAGCGCATCGCGATGGAAGAGTCGCGGCTCGCGATCCCCCTGCTGGTGGGCCGCGACGTGATCCACGGTTTCCATACGGTCTTCCCGATCCCGCTCGGCCTCGCCGCGACCTTCGATCCGGCGCTGGTGGAGGAAGGCGCCCGCGTGGCCGCCGTCGAGGCGACGGCGCAGGGCGTCCGCTGGACCTTCTCGCCGATGCTCGACATCGCCCGCGACCCCCGCTGGGGCCGCATGGCGGAAGGCAGCGGCGAAGACACCTGGCTGGACGCCCGGATGGGCGAGGCCATGGTGCGCGGCTACCAGGGCGCGCAGTGGGACACGACCGCGATGGCGGCGTGCATCAAGCACTTCGTGGGCTACGGCGCCGCCGAGGGCGGGCGCGACTACAACAGTACCTTCCTGACGGAGAACCAGTTGCGCAACGTCTACCTGCCGCCCTTCGAGGCGGCCGTCAAGGCCGGCGCGCTGACGCTGATGACTTCGTTCAACGACAACGACGGCGTGCCCTCGACGGGCAACAAGTTCGTGGTCGGGGACATCCTGCGCGGAGAATGGGGATTCGACGGCCTGGTCGTCACCGACTGGAACTCGATGGGCGAGATGATTTCCCACGGCTATGGCGCCGACCGCCGCGAAGTGGCGCGGCAGGCGCTGGACGCCGGGGTGGACATGGACATGATGACCTTCGGGTTCATCACCCACCTGGAAGAGCTGGTGCGCGCCGGCGAGGTCAAGGAATCCGCCATCGACGACGCCGTGCGCAACATCCTGCGCGTCAAGGTGCTGCTCGGCCTGTTCGAGCATCCCTACGTGGACGCCGCTGCCGCGGAAGCGGTCCAGTATGCGCCGGAGCACCTGGACGCTGCCCGCCGCACCGCGGAGGAGTCCGCCGTCCTGCTCAAGAATGACGGCGTCCTCCCGCTGGACGCCGGTCGCGTGCGGACGGTCCTCGTCACCGGCCCGATGGCCGACGCGCCCCACGACCAGCTGGGCACCTGGGCCTTCGACGGCCAGAAACAGCACACCGTCACGCCGCTCGCGGCGCTGCGGGAGCGTTTCCCGGGCCGGGTGATCTATGTGCCCGGGCTGAAGGACAGCCGTGAGAAGCGGGCGCGCTTCGACGACGTCGTGGCTGCCGCCCGCCGTGCGGACGTGGTCCTGGCCTTCCTCGGCGAGGAAGCCATCCTTTCGGGCGAAGCCCATTCGCTTGCCGACCTCAACCTGAAGGGCTCCCAGAGCGAGCTGCTGGCCGCACTGCAGGCCACCGGCAAGCCGGTCGTGGCCACGGTGATGGCCGGCCGTCCGCTCACCGTCGAGCGCGACCTGCCCAACTGCCGGGCGTTGCTCTACAGCTTCCATCCCGGCACGATGGGCGGCCCGGCGCTCGCCAACCTCATCTTCGGCGACGCCGCGCCCTCCGGCAAGACCCCCGTCACCTTCCTGCGGACGGTGGGCCAGGTGCCGATGTACTACAGCCACAACATGACCGGCCGTCCCTACCGGGGCGAGAAACTGCTCGACGAGATCGGGCCCGAGGCGGGCCAGACCTCGCTGGGCAACACGTCCTACTATCTGGACTACGGCGCTTACCCGCTCTTCCCCTTCGGCTATGGCCTGAGCTACACGACCTTCGCCTATTCCGAGCCCGCGCTCGACAAGGCCGTCTACGGCCGCGGCGACGTGGTCCGCGCCGCCTGCACCCTGACCAACACGGGCGCCCGTCCGGGCACCGAGGTGGTCCAGGTCTACGTGCGCGACCTGGTGGGCTCGTTCACGCGCCCCGTCAAGGAGCTCAAGCATTTTGAGCGCGTGGCCCTGCAGCCCGGCGAAAGCCGCCGCGTGGAGGTGGAAATTCCGGTGTCGGAACTGGCATTCTGGGGCGCCGACGGCACGAAGAAAGTGGAGCCGGGCGACTTCCAGCTATGGATCGCGGGCGACAGCGCCTCAGGCGATCCGCTGGCATTCAAGGTAGAATAAGAAAAGGACCGGGGCTGAGCCTCGGTCCTTTCATTTTGCCCCGCAGGGGCTATTTGCTTTCGAGCACCGGCGCGTGCGGGTCGTTGGCGACAGCGCGCTTCCAGATCTCGTTGTAGCCGCCGTACTGGAGCTTGTCGGGGAAACCGGCGCCATATTCCGTGTGCAGGAAATTGCCCTGCTCGTCCTGGGCCTTGATGTTGCCGTCGATGAACTTGACGAGCAGCGTCTCCTCCAGCTTCGTCCAGGCCGCGAACTGCGCCTGGGCCGTCTCCACGCTGTATTCCGTCATCATTTTGCGTGCCTTGCGCAGCCGGCCGCGCTCCACGAGCGCCTTCAGCCGGGCGTCCATCTCCGGGATGCCGCGCTCCAGCTGCTCCCGCTCGAAGCGGTCCGCCGCCGCGCGCGCCACCGGCGCCATCCGGTCGTACATCTTGTAGCAGGCATTCGCCACGCGGTTGCACATCCAGAACTGGGCGGTGGGGCTGTAGTGCAGCAGGTCGCCGTTGCCCTCGCGCAGGCACTCCGGAACCTGGGTGAGGTTGGCGTAGATCGGGGTGAGGTAGGAGGTGGCGGCGTCGTCGCAGCCGAACCAGATCAGGGCGCCGACCTCGTCGGGCAGGAAGCCGCGCGCCTGCGCGACGAACCAGAAGCCCGTCTGCTGCGTGGCGATGGCCCGCTCGTTGAGGTAGGTCTTGCCGTCCACGGTGAAGTTCATCGGCCGCCAGCGGTAGGGCAGGCCGTTGCCGCCCGCGCCGATGTCGGCGGTCATGTCCATCGGGGTGCCCTCGAAGTGGTCGCGCATCACGTCGGCCACGTCCTTGACGGTAATCTTGCGCGTCGGCTTGACGAAGAGGGGCATCTCGCCCTTGAGGTCATAGCCCATCGCGTAGTCCAGCCAGTCGGCGGCGGGGCGGGAGACCTCCTGCCCGTTCTCTTCGTAGGTGAAGACGCCGTCGCAGAGGATGTTGAACGCGCTCCAGGCGCGGGCGTCGCAGGCGCGGGCTCCGCCGAAATCGAGCGGATTGTAGGCGTCGCGGAAGCTGAAATCCGCGTCCTCGCCCTCATACCAGCCCTGCTCGCGGGCGAAGCTGATCACGTCCGGGGCGTAGAGGCAGTTGTCCGGGTCGTCCAGGGGGAAACGCGTGATGCGGGCCTGGTTGGCGTGGGCGCAGATATAGCCGTCCGGCACGCGCCGCGCCACCCACACGATGCCCTTCTGCGCGCCCTTGCCCACGAGATCCATCACCCAGGCCTCCTTCGGGTCGGCGATCGAGAAGGATTCGCCCTCGGAGGGGTAGCCGTAGGTATTGGCCAGGTCCACGATGGTCTGGATGGCCTCCCGCGCCGTCGTGGCGCGCTGCAGGGTGATATAGATCAGCGAACCGTAGTCCATGATGCCGTCGGGGTTGACCTGCTCTTCGCGGCCGCCCCAGGTGGTCTCGCCGATGATCAGCTGCCGCTGGTTCATGTTGCCGACGGTCTGCCAGGTGCGCTCCACCTGCGCGATGTCGCCCAGGGGCCTGCCCGTGTCCCACTCGCGGACGGCGAGCCGGCTGCCGGCCGTGAAACGGGCCGCGGGGCGGAAATAGAGTTCACCGAAGAGGCCGTGGGAATCGGCGGCGTAGGAGACCATGCTGGAGCCGTCGGCGCTGGCGCCGGGGCTCACGATCACGTTGGTGCAGGCGTCCGTCCGGCCGGCGGCGAAAGCCGTCAAAGCCAGGATGGTGCAGAGAAATTTTCGCATTTTATCTTTTATTTATAAATTTGCAGGCTTATGAGATACAAAGCTATAAAATTTTTCGGGATTGCCGCCCTGCTGCTCCTGCCTTTGCTGGCGGGCGCGCAGCAGCCGCAGGCCGAAGAAGAAGAGCTCAAGCAGCTCCGTCAGGTCATCGACCAGACGGTCGCGAACTATGAGACCCAGCTTGGTCTGGAGGACTGGCAGTCGTTCTACGTGGACTCCATCCTGACCCACGACTACGAAGCGCTGCGCATCGAGCTCAAGTCCCTGCGCGACGCCAAGGTGTCCAACGCCGACATCTATCAGGTCACGCAGGACAAGTGGGCCGAGCAGGTCTACGTCTCGCTGCAGAAGGTCTTCACCGAGGAGCAGTGGAACAAGTATCTCAAGTCCGGCGCCGCGCGCGACAAGAAGGCGCGCGACAAGCGCGCCGCCAAACGCAAGTAGCACATTATGAAAAGAGAAGATATCGACAAGGTCCTTGCGGAGCTGAAAGCGCTCCAGTGCAAGACGCAGAAAGAGGTTGAAGAGGCGCGCGTGCGCTTCCTCGGCAAGAAAGGCGAGATCACGGCGCTCTTCGAGGAGTTCCGCACCGTGGACAAGGATATGAAGCGCGAGTTCGGCCGCACGCTCAACGAGCTCAAGAACATCGCCGAGGAGACGATCCGCAATCTCCGCGACATCGTCGGCGAGGAGAGCGGCAGCCAGGGCCCGAAGCAGGACCTCACGATGCCCGGCGACCCGCTGGAGCTCGGTTCCCGCCATCCGGTCTCGATCGTGCGGCAGGAGATCGTCGACATCTTCCGCAAGTTCGGCTACGACGTGGCCGAGGGCCCGGAGATCGAGGACGACTACCACGTCTTCGAGGCGCTCAACTTCCCGCCGAACCACCCGGCCCGCGACATGCAGGACACCTTCTTCGTGTCCGTCGGCCATCCCAACCCGCTGCTGCTCCGCACGCACACGTCCAGCGTGCAGGTCCGCACGATGGAGAAGATGAAGAATCCTCCCATCCGCGTCATCTGCCCCGGCCGCGTGTTCCGCAACGAAGCCATCAGCGCCCGCGCGCACTGCATCTTCCACCAGGCCGAGGGCCTCTACATCGACGAGGGCGTGACCTTCGCCGACCTCAAGCAGGCCATCCTTCTGTTCGCCCGCGAGATGTTCGGTCCCGAGACCGAGATCCGCATGCGCCCGTCCTTCTTCCCCTTCACGGAGCCGTCCGCCGAGGTGGACGTCAGCTGCAACATCTGCCACGGCAAGGGCTGCAACATCTGCAAGGGGACCGGCTGGCTGGAGATCCTGGGCTGCGGCATGGTGGACCCCAACGTCCTCGAGGCGAGCGGGATCGACTCCAAGAAATACAGCGGCTTCGCCTTCGGCATGGGCCTCGAGCGCATCGCGATGCTCAAGTGGCGCGTCAACGACCTGCGCCACTACTTCGAGAACGACATGCGCTTCCTCCAGGAGTTCAGCACTTCCGTAGAAGTTTAATCATTCATCATAAGGGATCCGCCGCCGGACTTGACAGGCGGCGGGCCCTGTGTTCTTGAAACCACGTTAAAAACAAGCATGGAAAAGTCAAACGTTTTCAGCACCAGGTTC carries:
- a CDS encoding Putative binding domain-containing protein, N-terminal — its product is MLSLIASFLLLAACGEKTPEPVPAAPEISFACTEMALDPQGGETKVRVKATAAWTVATDGQDWFALASPEQIFKGESLLKVSAQPNLGGNAREGELRFTSGEHTATLVVRQEPCSFVPEGYRMVWQDEFSGASSELATKWRFEDWAPGRVNHELQRYTPDDRRTSYVEDGALHIVARKDGKQVISARMNTRGSWLYGYMEAAIWLPEGKGTWPAFWMMPDDMSRGWPACGEIDILEEVGVHADYTSSSIHCQAYNHVKGTQKTAERLTAGAESGYHVYGLEWTADYIRTYVDGKKLLEFKNDQAGNDDTWPFNKKFFITLNLAWGGDWGGMSGVDESALPCTMRVDYVRVYQK
- a CDS encoding beta-glucosidase encodes the protein MSKKTIRNLFLAAACLAAAACGGPKRPSTVGTTPEVERRVEEILAKMTLAEKIGQMNQVSADGGVENYAEAVRRGQIGSVLNVVDPARINELQRIAMEESRLAIPLLVGRDVIHGFHTVFPIPLGLAATFDPALVEEGARVAAVEATAQGVRWTFSPMLDIARDPRWGRMAEGSGEDTWLDARMGEAMVRGYQGAQWDTTAMAACIKHFVGYGAAEGGRDYNSTFLTENQLRNVYLPPFEAAVKAGALTLMTSFNDNDGVPSTGNKFVVGDILRGEWGFDGLVVTDWNSMGEMISHGYGADRREVARQALDAGVDMDMMTFGFITHLEELVRAGEVKESAIDDAVRNILRVKVLLGLFEHPYVDAAAAEAVQYAPEHLDAARRTAEESAVLLKNDGVLPLDAGRVRTVLVTGPMADAPHDQLGTWAFDGQKQHTVTPLAALRERFPGRVIYVPGLKDSREKRARFDDVVAAARRADVVLAFLGEEAILSGEAHSLADLNLKGSQSELLAALQATGKPVVATVMAGRPLTVERDLPNCRALLYSFHPGTMGGPALANLIFGDAAPSGKTPVTFLRTVGQVPMYYSHNMTGRPYRGEKLLDEIGPEAGQTSLGNTSYYLDYGAYPLFPFGYGLSYTTFAYSEPALDKAVYGRGDVVRAACTLTNTGARPGTEVVQVYVRDLVGSFTRPVKELKHFERVALQPGESRRVEVEIPVSELAFWGADGTKKVEPGDFQLWIAGDSASGDPLAFKVE
- a CDS encoding Dipeptidase; translation: MRKFLCTILALTAFAAGRTDACTNVIVSPGASADGSSMVSYAADSHGLFGELYFRPAARFTAGSRLAVREWDTGRPLGDIAQVERTWQTVGNMNQRQLIIGETTWGGREEQVNPDGIMDYGSLIYITLQRATTAREAIQTIVDLANTYGYPSEGESFSIADPKEAWVMDLVGKGAQKGIVWVARRVPDGYICAHANQARITRFPLDDPDNCLYAPDVISFAREQGWYEGEDADFSFRDAYNPLDFGGARACDARAWSAFNILCDGVFTYEENGQEVSRPAADWLDYAMGYDLKGEMPLFVKPTRKITVKDVADVMRDHFEGTPMDMTADIGAGGNGLPYRWRPMNFTVDGKTYLNERAIATQQTGFWFVAQARGFLPDEVGALIWFGCDDAATSYLTPIYANLTQVPECLREGNGDLLHYSPTAQFWMCNRVANACYKMYDRMAPVARAAADRFEREQLERGIPEMDARLKALVERGRLRKARKMMTEYSVETAQAQFAAWTKLEETLLVKFIDGNIKAQDEQGNFLHTEYGAGFPDKLQYGGYNEIWKRAVANDPHAPVLESK
- a CDS encoding phenylalanyl-tRNA synthetase, alpha subunit → MKREDIDKVLAELKALQCKTQKEVEEARVRFLGKKGEITALFEEFRTVDKDMKREFGRTLNELKNIAEETIRNLRDIVGEESGSQGPKQDLTMPGDPLELGSRHPVSIVRQEIVDIFRKFGYDVAEGPEIEDDYHVFEALNFPPNHPARDMQDTFFVSVGHPNPLLLRTHTSSVQVRTMEKMKNPPIRVICPGRVFRNEAISARAHCIFHQAEGLYIDEGVTFADLKQAILLFAREMFGPETEIRMRPSFFPFTEPSAEVDVSCNICHGKGCNICKGTGWLEILGCGMVDPNVLEASGIDSKKYSGFAFGMGLERIAMLKWRVNDLRHYFENDMRFLQEFSTSVEV